Proteins from a genomic interval of Marmoricola sp. OAE513:
- a CDS encoding hemolysin family protein: protein MRADSPGALVVVIGLVLVAGLLTAVEAALAGFSRSRAESLVAEGRAGAASMLRIVEDSTRYLNTTLFLRLLSETAAVVLATLWVQARVGDGTGRVALVTIGSMLVISFVVIGVGPRTLGRQHAETIALSSAVVIVGLTRVLGPVPQLLIKLGNALTPGKGFSEGPFGSEAELRELVDLAEASSVIESDERAMIHSVFELGDTIVREVMVPRTDVVFIERHKTLRQAMSLFLRSGFSRVPVVGEDLDDIVGFLYLKDVSRRVFDRKDAESTEQVESLMRSVLWIPDSKPADDLLREMQASRKHVAVVVDEYGGTAGLVTIEDILEEIVGEIADEFDTSEVGIEMLEDGSVRVPARYPIDDLDEVIEGVEIEDDEIDSVGGLLAKVLGKVPIPGSEVEFEGLRFRAEEAKGRRNKIGTVLITPLVPEVVEDAEPVDAANA from the coding sequence ATGAGGGCGGACAGTCCCGGCGCCCTCGTCGTGGTCATCGGGTTGGTGCTGGTCGCCGGCCTGCTGACCGCCGTCGAGGCGGCACTCGCCGGGTTCTCCCGGTCGCGTGCCGAGAGCCTGGTCGCCGAGGGGCGCGCCGGAGCGGCGAGCATGCTCCGGATCGTCGAGGACTCGACCCGCTACCTGAACACCACGCTGTTCCTGCGGCTGCTCTCGGAGACCGCCGCCGTCGTACTGGCCACGCTCTGGGTCCAGGCACGGGTCGGGGACGGCACCGGCCGAGTCGCGCTGGTCACGATCGGTTCGATGCTGGTGATCTCGTTCGTGGTGATCGGTGTCGGTCCGCGCACGCTCGGGCGTCAGCACGCCGAGACGATCGCGCTCTCCTCGGCCGTCGTGATCGTCGGCCTGACGCGCGTGCTCGGTCCCGTCCCGCAGCTGCTGATCAAGCTGGGCAACGCGCTCACCCCCGGCAAGGGGTTCTCCGAGGGTCCCTTCGGCTCCGAGGCCGAGCTGCGTGAGCTCGTCGACCTCGCCGAGGCGAGCAGCGTCATCGAGTCCGACGAGCGCGCGATGATCCACTCGGTCTTCGAGCTCGGGGACACGATCGTGCGCGAGGTGATGGTCCCGCGCACCGACGTGGTCTTCATCGAGCGCCACAAGACGCTGCGCCAGGCGATGTCGCTGTTCCTGCGCAGCGGGTTCTCCCGGGTCCCGGTGGTCGGGGAGGACCTCGACGACATCGTCGGGTTCCTGTACCTCAAGGACGTCAGCCGCCGGGTGTTCGACCGGAAGGACGCCGAGAGCACCGAGCAGGTCGAGTCCCTGATGCGTTCGGTCCTCTGGATCCCCGACTCCAAGCCCGCCGACGACCTGCTCCGCGAGATGCAGGCGTCGCGCAAGCACGTCGCCGTCGTCGTCGACGAGTACGGCGGCACGGCCGGGCTGGTCACCATCGAGGACATCCTCGAGGAGATCGTCGGCGAGATCGCTGACGAGTTCGACACCAGCGAGGTCGGTATCGAGATGCTCGAGGACGGCTCGGTGCGGGTGCCGGCGCGCTACCCGATCGACGACCTGGACGAGGTCATCGAGGGCGTGGAGATCGAGGACGACGAGATCGACTCGGTCGGCGGGTTGCTGGCCAAGGTCCTCGGCAAGGTCCCGATCCCCGGGTCGGAGGTCGAGTTCGAGGGCCTGCGCTTCCGCGCCGAGGAGGCCAAGGGGCGGCGCAACAAGATCGGCACGGTGCTGATCACGCCGCTGGTCCCCGAGGTCGTCGAGGACGCCGAGCCGGTCGACGCCGCGAACGCGTGA
- a CDS encoding cytidine deaminase, whose protein sequence is MTSVELDPEDNKLVVLARATRARTGAAEGAALRDLDGRTYAAATVALPSLEVSALDVCIAMAIASGAKGAEAAVVLGEGADPSLAALGDFAGAGVPVHIGTPAGAIGSTVST, encoded by the coding sequence GTGACTTCCGTGGAGCTCGACCCCGAGGACAACAAGCTCGTCGTGCTGGCCCGCGCGACCCGTGCCCGCACAGGGGCAGCCGAAGGAGCAGCACTGCGCGACCTCGACGGCCGTACGTACGCGGCCGCGACGGTCGCCCTGCCGTCCCTCGAGGTGAGCGCCCTCGACGTCTGCATCGCGATGGCGATCGCCAGTGGGGCCAAGGGTGCCGAAGCGGCTGTCGTCCTGGGGGAGGGTGCAGACCCGTCACTGGCCGCGCTGGGGGACTTCGCCGGTGCAGGAGTTCCGGTCCACATCGGCACGCCGGCCGGCGCGATCGGCTCGACGGTCTCGACCTGA
- a CDS encoding FAD-binding oxidoreductase — MALVGTLHHQAAVERLRSSYAAIAPEDPVRLAKKTSNLFRQRAASVGPGLDVSGLGGVISIDPVAQTADVQGMCTYENLVAETLKLGFIPYVVPQLRTITLGGAVTGLGIESTSFRNGLPHESVLEMDVFTGAGEVVTCAPTGEHADLYATFPNSYGSLGYATRLRIKLEKVPAYAALRHVRFHETDKLSAAIAEITESGEWQGERVDGLDGVAFEPGEYYLTLARWTAEREAEPSDYTGMDIYFRSIQEKQTDLLTVHDYLWRWDTDWFWCSGAFGAQNPTLRRFWPRRWKRSDAYMKLLALDLRFGIADKLDKRAGRPERERVIQDIEVPVERLGEFLDWFDDEIGMRPVWLCPLRASRDWPSYPLVPEKTYVNAGFWGTVHVGPDRVNAPKNRAVEAKVHELDGHKSLYSDSFYDRDTFDQLYDGRNLAAVKKRYDPDDRFISLYEKAVARR; from the coding sequence GTGGCCTTAGTCGGGACCCTCCACCACCAGGCAGCCGTCGAACGGTTGCGCTCGTCGTACGCCGCTATCGCACCGGAAGACCCGGTCAGGCTGGCGAAGAAGACCTCGAACCTGTTCCGACAACGGGCAGCCTCCGTCGGTCCCGGGCTGGACGTCTCCGGTCTCGGTGGCGTGATCTCGATCGACCCTGTCGCGCAGACCGCCGACGTCCAGGGCATGTGCACCTACGAGAACCTGGTGGCCGAGACGCTCAAGCTCGGGTTCATCCCGTACGTCGTCCCGCAGCTGCGCACGATCACGCTCGGCGGTGCAGTCACCGGTCTCGGCATCGAGTCCACGTCCTTCCGCAACGGCCTGCCGCACGAGTCGGTCCTCGAGATGGACGTCTTCACCGGCGCCGGCGAGGTTGTCACCTGTGCACCCACCGGGGAGCACGCCGACCTGTACGCGACCTTCCCGAACTCCTACGGCTCGCTCGGCTACGCCACCCGGCTGCGGATCAAGCTGGAGAAGGTGCCGGCGTACGCCGCCTTGCGGCACGTCCGGTTCCACGAGACCGACAAGCTGTCCGCCGCGATCGCCGAGATCACCGAGTCCGGGGAGTGGCAGGGCGAACGGGTCGACGGCCTCGACGGCGTCGCCTTCGAGCCGGGCGAGTACTACCTGACCCTCGCGCGGTGGACGGCCGAGCGCGAGGCCGAGCCCTCGGACTACACCGGGATGGACATCTACTTCCGCTCGATCCAGGAAAAGCAGACCGACCTGCTGACGGTGCACGACTACCTCTGGCGCTGGGACACCGACTGGTTCTGGTGCTCGGGCGCGTTCGGTGCTCAGAACCCGACGCTGCGCCGGTTCTGGCCGCGCCGCTGGAAGCGCTCCGACGCGTACATGAAGCTGCTCGCCCTCGACCTGCGCTTCGGCATCGCCGACAAGCTCGACAAGCGTGCCGGGCGCCCCGAGCGTGAGCGCGTCATCCAGGACATCGAGGTCCCGGTCGAGCGCCTGGGGGAGTTCCTCGACTGGTTCGACGACGAGATCGGCATGCGGCCGGTGTGGTTGTGCCCGCTGCGCGCGAGCCGGGACTGGCCGTCTTACCCGCTGGTGCCGGAGAAGACCTACGTGAACGCCGGGTTCTGGGGCACGGTGCACGTCGGTCCGGACCGGGTGAACGCCCCGAAGAACAGGGCGGTGGAGGCCAAGGTGCACGAGCTCGACGGGCACAAGTCGCTGTACTCGGACTCCTTCTACGACCGCGACACGTTCGACCAGCTCTACGACGGCCGGAATCTGGCGGCGGTCAAAAAGCGTTACGACCCTGATGACCGGTTCATCAGCCTGTACGAGAAAGCGGTAGCACGACGATGA
- a CDS encoding cyclopropane-fatty-acyl-phospholipid synthase family protein: MSILSPTSTIADAFSALLIGDIPFRFTAYDGSSAGPEDSAFGLHLKNERGLSYMVTAPGDLGLARAYVMGDLELVGAHPGDPFAALSHIKGSKTGLKFRTPTPLEALALVRTVGLTNLKPPPIPATEHAPRWRRLMEGFLHSPERDAEAIHHHYDVSNRFYEMVLGPSMTYTCACFPTEDSTLEEAQFHKYDLVAQKLDLQPGQRLLDVGCGWGGMVRHAVKHYGVTALGVTLSAEQAFWAQQKIKEEGLEDRAEVRHLDYRDVTENDFDAISSIGLTEHIGVDNYPAYFAFLRDRLKPQGRLLNHSITRADNKKTSTGAFIDRYVFPDGELTGSGRMITEIQDAGLEVHHEENLRMHYAKTLAGWNAYLVENWDECVAEVGEETARVWGLYIAGSRMGFETNEIQLHQVLATKTDADGNSGYPLRPTWTP; this comes from the coding sequence ATGAGCATCCTCTCTCCCACCTCCACGATCGCCGACGCGTTCAGCGCGCTGCTGATCGGGGACATCCCGTTCCGGTTCACGGCGTACGACGGCAGCAGCGCCGGTCCCGAGGACTCCGCGTTCGGCCTGCACCTGAAGAACGAGCGCGGTCTGTCCTACATGGTGACCGCTCCCGGTGACCTCGGGCTCGCACGGGCCTACGTGATGGGCGATCTCGAGCTCGTCGGCGCGCACCCCGGAGACCCCTTCGCTGCGCTCTCGCACATCAAGGGGAGCAAGACCGGGCTGAAGTTCCGCACCCCCACGCCGCTCGAGGCGCTCGCGCTGGTGCGCACCGTCGGGCTGACCAACCTCAAGCCGCCGCCGATCCCGGCGACCGAGCACGCTCCCCGCTGGCGCCGCCTGATGGAGGGGTTCCTGCACTCGCCCGAGCGCGACGCCGAGGCCATCCACCACCACTACGACGTCTCCAACCGGTTTTACGAGATGGTCCTCGGGCCGTCGATGACCTACACCTGCGCGTGCTTCCCGACCGAGGACAGCACGTTGGAGGAGGCCCAGTTCCACAAGTACGACCTGGTCGCCCAAAAGCTCGACCTCCAGCCGGGGCAGCGGTTGCTCGACGTCGGCTGCGGGTGGGGTGGCATGGTCCGGCACGCGGTCAAGCACTACGGCGTGACCGCGCTGGGCGTGACGCTGTCGGCCGAGCAGGCTTTCTGGGCGCAGCAGAAGATCAAGGAGGAAGGTCTCGAGGACCGGGCCGAGGTCCGCCACCTCGACTACCGGGACGTCACCGAGAACGACTTCGACGCGATCTCCTCGATCGGCCTGACCGAGCACATCGGAGTCGACAACTACCCGGCGTACTTCGCGTTCCTGCGGGACCGCCTCAAGCCGCAGGGCCGCCTCCTCAACCACTCGATCACCCGTGCCGACAACAAGAAGACGTCGACCGGCGCGTTCATCGACCGGTACGTCTTCCCGGACGGCGAGCTGACCGGCTCGGGCCGGATGATCACCGAGATCCAGGACGCCGGGCTGGAAGTGCACCACGAGGAGAACCTCCGGATGCACTACGCCAAGACCCTGGCGGGCTGGAACGCGTACCTGGTGGAGAACTGGGACGAGTGCGTTGCCGAGGTCGGCGAGGAGACCGCTCGGGTCTGGGGTCTCTACATCGCCGGCTCGCGGATGGGTTTCGAGACCAACGAGATCCAGCTGCACCAGGTGCTGGCGACGAAGACCGACGCCGACGGCAACAGCGGCTACCCGCTGCGCCCGACCTGGACTCCCTGA
- a CDS encoding glycoside hydrolase family 43 protein, protein MRARSRVLAVLSGLLLTVSLASVPALGAGARPAPVGQDPITAGQRYSGDFPDPAVLRVGLNYYAFSTTSYGLNVPALTSTDLKSWRAVHGTSANPTGDALPRTPVWSDGVEQKDGRYRATTWAPTVTRIGPGRYVLAYATRTKAPNARMCISIARSTSPAGPFVDSSTKPTVCPDRGAIDPQIFIAPTGRPFLLWKKDHYPAQMFTIGLNADGVTVTPGAKHFYLGGIARDWEGKIIENPAMIRYKKRFYLFYSANSYASSKYAVGYMICKKWYRDCKRPKKGPFMKSGKYLSGPGGATPFVDAAGNLRLAYHAWRTGAVGYAKDAETCRSTWLGCGQRRLYIATLGVKKNGTLKVVRWTT, encoded by the coding sequence ATGCGCGCGCGATCCCGGGTCCTGGCAGTTCTGTCCGGGCTGCTCCTCACCGTCTCCCTGGCCTCGGTTCCTGCCCTGGGAGCAGGGGCGCGCCCGGCGCCGGTCGGGCAGGACCCGATCACGGCCGGCCAGAGGTACTCCGGCGACTTCCCCGACCCGGCAGTCCTGCGGGTCGGTCTGAACTACTACGCGTTCTCCACCACGAGCTACGGGCTCAACGTGCCGGCGCTGACCTCGACGGACCTGAAGAGCTGGCGCGCCGTGCACGGGACGTCGGCCAACCCGACTGGCGACGCCCTGCCGCGCACGCCCGTGTGGTCCGACGGCGTCGAGCAGAAGGACGGTCGCTACCGGGCCACCACCTGGGCGCCGACGGTGACCAGGATCGGACCGGGCAGGTACGTCCTCGCCTACGCGACCCGGACGAAGGCGCCGAACGCCCGGATGTGCATCTCGATCGCGCGGTCCACCAGCCCGGCGGGTCCGTTCGTCGACAGCTCGACCAAGCCGACGGTCTGCCCGGACCGCGGGGCCATCGACCCGCAGATCTTCATCGCCCCGACCGGGCGCCCCTTCCTGCTCTGGAAGAAGGACCACTACCCGGCGCAGATGTTCACCATCGGTCTGAACGCCGATGGCGTCACCGTCACCCCGGGGGCGAAGCACTTCTACCTCGGCGGGATCGCCCGCGACTGGGAGGGCAAGATCATCGAGAACCCGGCGATGATCCGCTACAAGAAGCGCTTCTACCTGTTCTACTCCGCAAACTCCTACGCGTCCTCGAAGTACGCGGTCGGCTACATGATCTGCAAGAAGTGGTACCGCGACTGCAAGCGGCCCAAGAAGGGTCCGTTCATGAAGTCGGGCAAGTACCTGTCCGGCCCCGGAGGTGCGACCCCGTTCGTGGACGCCGCAGGGAACCTCCGTCTCGCCTACCACGCGTGGCGCACCGGGGCGGTCGGCTACGCCAAGGACGCCGAGACCTGCCGCTCCACCTGGCTCGGCTGCGGTCAACGACGGCTCTACATCGCGACGCTCGGCGTGAAGAAGAACGGGACGCTCAAGGTCGTGCGCTGGACCACGTGA
- a CDS encoding siderophore-interacting protein encodes MNARPEARAVTGTVVDRKVLGDHLIRVTIEVAGGFTSTGIPDEWIALTVPGQFQTRYYTIRAHDASRIVLDIVIHDEGLVTQWAQTDCVGDVVGLSEPKGSFELPPDAGWVVLVGDLTGLPAIARISETVDLSVTAYVETPDGPLAEYVDGEVSWVAPPAPHESGLADLVRGLTWPPGAGYFWMAGESAQMREIRRYVRHDVGMASSAYDVMGYWSGSRGRQRRAVDPGPIYAAGKAVGKSDAQIWDDYDKARGDIGG; translated from the coding sequence GTGAACGCCCGTCCCGAAGCCCGCGCCGTGACCGGCACGGTCGTCGACCGCAAGGTCCTCGGCGACCACCTGATCCGGGTGACGATCGAGGTCGCGGGCGGTTTCACCAGCACCGGGATCCCCGACGAGTGGATCGCCCTCACGGTGCCCGGTCAGTTCCAGACGCGGTACTACACGATCCGCGCGCACGACGCGTCCCGGATCGTCCTCGACATCGTGATCCACGACGAGGGCCTGGTGACCCAGTGGGCGCAGACCGACTGCGTCGGCGACGTCGTCGGTCTCTCGGAGCCGAAGGGCTCCTTCGAGCTGCCACCCGACGCCGGGTGGGTCGTGCTCGTCGGCGACCTCACCGGACTACCGGCGATCGCCCGGATCTCCGAGACCGTGGACCTCTCGGTGACGGCGTACGTCGAGACGCCCGACGGTCCGCTCGCCGAGTACGTCGACGGCGAGGTCAGCTGGGTCGCGCCACCCGCGCCGCACGAGAGCGGTCTGGCCGATCTTGTCCGCGGGCTGACCTGGCCCCCGGGTGCCGGCTACTTCTGGATGGCGGGGGAGTCCGCGCAGATGCGCGAGATCCGCCGCTACGTCCGGCACGACGTCGGGATGGCGTCGTCGGCGTACGACGTGATGGGCTACTGGAGCGGGAGCCGCGGCCGCCAGCGTCGGGCGGTCGACCCCGGCCCGATCTACGCCGCGGGCAAGGCAGTGGGCAAGAGCGACGCGCAGATCTGGGACGACTACGACAAGGCACGAGGAGACATCGGTGGTTGA
- the era gene encoding GTPase Era, with the protein MVEPGETFKSGFACFVGRPNAGKSTLTNALVGSKVVITSSKPQTTRTVVRGIVHRDDAQLVLVDTPGLHKPRTLLGERLNDLVKTTWAEVDVVAVCFPANEKPGPGDRFIVNELAKVRKSVKFAIATKTDLVAPDELAAHLLAIAELGRETGTEWAEIVPVSAKSGDQVQLLADLLVGRLPEGPQLYPDGDLSDAPEETIVAELIREASLEGVRDELPHSIAVVVEEMGLKEDRPADKPLLYIHANLYVERDSQKGIIIGHKGARLKEVGMAARTQIEAILGTPVYLDLRVKIAKDWQRDPRQLRKLGF; encoded by the coding sequence GTGGTTGAGCCTGGTGAAACCTTCAAGAGCGGGTTCGCCTGCTTCGTCGGGCGCCCGAACGCCGGCAAGTCGACCCTGACCAACGCCCTGGTCGGCTCGAAGGTCGTCATCACCTCCTCCAAGCCGCAGACCACCCGGACCGTCGTACGCGGCATCGTGCACCGGGACGACGCCCAGCTGGTGCTGGTCGACACCCCCGGTCTGCACAAGCCGCGCACCCTGCTCGGCGAGCGGCTGAACGACCTGGTGAAGACCACCTGGGCCGAGGTCGACGTCGTCGCCGTGTGCTTCCCGGCTAACGAGAAGCCGGGGCCGGGCGACCGGTTCATCGTCAACGAGCTCGCCAAGGTCCGGAAGTCGGTGAAATTTGCGATCGCGACCAAGACCGACCTGGTCGCTCCCGACGAGCTCGCCGCGCACCTGCTCGCCATCGCCGAGCTCGGGCGCGAGACCGGGACGGAGTGGGCCGAGATCGTGCCGGTCTCGGCGAAGTCCGGCGACCAGGTCCAGCTCCTCGCCGACCTGCTCGTGGGCCGGCTACCCGAGGGCCCGCAGCTCTACCCGGACGGCGACCTGTCGGACGCGCCCGAGGAGACGATCGTCGCCGAGCTGATCCGGGAGGCCTCGCTCGAGGGTGTCCGTGACGAGCTGCCGCACTCGATCGCCGTCGTGGTCGAGGAGATGGGCCTGAAGGAGGATCGCCCCGCCGACAAGCCGCTGCTCTACATCCACGCGAACCTATACGTCGAGCGCGACTCCCAGAAGGGCATCATCATCGGCCACAAGGGAGCGCGCTTGAAGGAAGTGGGGATGGCCGCCCGCACGCAGATCGAGGCCATCCTGGGTACGCCCGTCTACCTCGACCTGCGCGTCAAGATCGCGAAGGACTGGCAGCGCGACCCCCGTCAGCTCCGCAAGCTCGGCTTCTAA
- a CDS encoding ABC transporter ATP-binding protein → MTTTTTRAAVRLEGVTKRFGDVEAVKGIDLSIQPGEVVAFLGPNGAGKTTTIDMILGLSQPTAGEASVLGLAPRDAIARGLVSAVMQTGGLLKDLTVRETVAYTASLFARTRTVEEVIADAGITAIADRLVGKCSGGEQQRLRFAMALLSDPALLLLDEPTTGMDVEGRRTFWSAIRADAHRGRTVLFATHYLEEADQYADRIVLISHGRIVADGSGAEIKALASGRVVRATLPDPDTSALAAVGGVDSVEVRGDSIIVHAKDSDAVARYLLNQTPARDIEIAAKGIEEAFLTLTSDGSD, encoded by the coding sequence ATGACGACAACGACCACCCGGGCTGCGGTCCGGCTCGAGGGAGTGACGAAGCGCTTCGGTGACGTCGAGGCGGTCAAGGGCATCGACCTCTCCATCCAACCCGGTGAGGTGGTGGCCTTCCTCGGTCCGAACGGCGCCGGCAAGACCACCACGATCGACATGATCCTCGGGTTGTCCCAGCCGACCGCGGGCGAGGCGAGCGTCCTCGGCCTGGCGCCGCGCGACGCGATCGCCCGTGGCCTGGTCTCCGCGGTGATGCAGACCGGCGGACTGCTCAAGGACCTCACCGTGCGGGAGACCGTCGCGTACACGGCGAGCCTCTTCGCCCGGACCCGCACCGTCGAGGAGGTGATCGCCGACGCCGGCATCACCGCGATCGCCGACCGCCTGGTGGGCAAGTGCTCGGGAGGCGAGCAGCAGCGGCTCCGGTTCGCAATGGCGCTGCTGTCGGACCCCGCGCTGCTCCTGCTCGACGAACCGACGACCGGCATGGACGTCGAGGGCCGCCGTACGTTCTGGTCCGCGATCCGTGCCGACGCCCACCGCGGCCGCACGGTGCTGTTCGCCACCCACTACCTCGAGGAGGCCGACCAGTACGCCGACCGGATCGTGCTGATCAGCCACGGCCGGATCGTCGCCGACGGCAGCGGCGCCGAGATCAAGGCGCTCGCCTCGGGGCGCGTCGTCCGGGCCACCCTGCCGGACCCCGACACGTCCGCCCTGGCAGCCGTCGGCGGTGTCGACAGCGTCGAGGTCCGTGGTGACTCGATCATCGTGCATGCCAAGGACAGCGACGCCGTCGCCCGCTACCTGCTCAACCAGACGCCCGCCCGCGACATCGAGATCGCGGCCAAGGGCATCGAGGAAGCCTTCCTGACCCTCACCTCCGACGGGAGCGACTGA
- a CDS encoding ABC transporter permease: MSTETTLFDPTTRTVPPLGGFNLTILRLELRRMLRNRRTIFFTLIFPSAMFFIIVGSDKTWNDHVGNGNEAAYILASMALYGAALTAASGGAMVAMERALGWSRQLRLTPLNPTVYILVKVVMALVLGAFAIVIVNAMGVLNGKPEMPFGTWIACGVLTLFCTLVFAALGVFVGYLVPGENAMQILGPGLALLSFLGNVFFPITEGSTLWHVASFTPMFGVAEISRSPLTHDLPWYAVLNAVVWLAVFVAGAAWRMSKDTARV, encoded by the coding sequence ATGAGTACCGAGACCACGCTGTTCGACCCGACCACCCGCACGGTGCCGCCGCTGGGCGGTTTTAACCTCACGATCCTCCGGCTCGAGCTGCGCCGGATGCTGCGCAACCGCCGGACGATCTTCTTCACGCTGATCTTCCCCAGCGCGATGTTCTTCATCATCGTCGGTTCCGACAAGACCTGGAACGACCACGTCGGCAACGGCAACGAGGCGGCGTACATCCTGGCCTCGATGGCCCTGTACGGCGCCGCGCTCACGGCAGCGTCGGGCGGCGCGATGGTCGCGATGGAGCGGGCACTGGGCTGGTCGCGCCAGCTCCGTCTGACCCCGCTGAACCCGACCGTCTACATCCTGGTCAAGGTCGTGATGGCCCTGGTGCTCGGCGCGTTCGCCATCGTGATCGTGAACGCGATGGGGGTGCTCAACGGCAAGCCGGAGATGCCGTTCGGGACCTGGATCGCCTGCGGCGTGCTGACCCTGTTCTGCACCCTGGTCTTCGCCGCGCTCGGTGTCTTCGTCGGCTACCTGGTCCCCGGCGAGAACGCGATGCAGATCCTCGGGCCCGGCCTGGCGCTGCTGTCCTTCCTGGGCAACGTGTTCTTCCCGATCACCGAGGGCAGCACCCTGTGGCACGTGGCCTCGTTCACCCCGATGTTCGGGGTCGCCGAGATCTCGCGGTCGCCGCTGACCCACGACCTGCCCTGGTACGCCGTCCTCAACGCCGTGGTCTGGCTCGCCGTCTTCGTGGCCGGCGCCGCGTGGCGGATGAGCAAGGACACCGCACGGGTCTGA
- a CDS encoding histidine kinase, whose product MSKHPVDVDSPGGPRRWGPVFALVWLFYLLNPLEEAWSQRDTVSGWVGIVATITFAVVYGAGFLMLRLNRPVGSPFRMSQSVTLGITMIAAQVVLAVVVCAAVGQAGTATAVYVAVTSMIALEARWAWLVTVLVAGTAYGAGLVVDGWHEDRGLLFGTLVAALAIWGISQSISRNIEVLAVREENAKLALDDERNRFARDLHDILGHSLTVITVKAELAQKLFDVDPERARAEVADLERLSRDALADVRRAVEGYRELTLPGELSRARMALQAAEIEADLPNSTDEVPGELRELFAWTIREGVTNVIRHSGARRCVVRLTPRSVEVADDGRGPESSVPGNGLVGLRERAAVVAATVVTTATEPGFSLTVVAP is encoded by the coding sequence ATGAGCAAGCACCCCGTCGACGTGGATTCTCCCGGTGGTCCGCGTCGCTGGGGCCCGGTGTTCGCGCTGGTCTGGCTGTTCTACCTGCTGAACCCGCTCGAGGAGGCGTGGAGCCAGCGCGACACCGTCTCGGGCTGGGTCGGCATCGTCGCGACGATCACCTTCGCGGTCGTGTACGGCGCCGGGTTCCTGATGCTCCGGCTCAACCGACCCGTCGGCAGTCCGTTCCGGATGTCGCAGAGCGTGACCCTCGGAATCACGATGATCGCGGCGCAGGTCGTCCTCGCCGTCGTCGTCTGCGCCGCCGTCGGCCAGGCCGGCACCGCCACGGCGGTCTACGTCGCCGTGACCAGCATGATCGCGCTGGAGGCCCGCTGGGCCTGGCTCGTCACCGTGCTGGTGGCCGGGACGGCGTACGGCGCTGGGTTGGTCGTCGACGGCTGGCACGAGGACCGCGGGCTGCTCTTCGGGACGCTCGTGGCCGCCCTGGCGATCTGGGGCATCTCCCAGTCGATCAGCCGCAACATCGAGGTGCTCGCCGTCCGCGAGGAGAACGCGAAGCTGGCGCTGGATGACGAGCGCAACCGGTTCGCCCGCGACCTGCACGACATCCTGGGCCACTCGCTGACCGTGATCACGGTGAAGGCCGAGCTGGCCCAGAAGCTCTTCGACGTCGACCCCGAGCGGGCCCGCGCCGAGGTCGCGGACCTGGAGAGACTCTCGCGCGACGCGCTCGCCGACGTACGCCGTGCGGTCGAGGGCTACCGCGAGCTCACGCTGCCCGGGGAGCTGTCCCGGGCCCGGATGGCACTGCAGGCCGCCGAGATCGAAGCCGATCTGCCGAACTCGACCGACGAGGTCCCCGGCGAGCTGCGTGAGCTGTTCGCGTGGACGATCCGCGAGGGCGTCACCAACGTGATCCGGCACAGCGGGGCACGACGGTGCGTCGTACGGCTCACCCCGCGCAGCGTCGAGGTGGCCGACGACGGGCGAGGGCCGGAGTCCTCGGTGCCCGGGAACGGTCTGGTAGGTCTGCGGGAGCGGGCCGCGGTGGTCGCTGCCACTGTGGTCACCACGGCGACCGAGCCGGGGTTCTCCCTCACGGTGGTGGCGCCGTGA